A stretch of DNA from Blastocatellia bacterium:
TGACGGGGCCAGCATAAAGGGCAGGCGAAGTGCGCTAATATGTAACGGAGCGGACGATGAAGCCCATTCACGAACGAATGCCGGTTATCATTCCGAAGGAGAATGAGGATTTATGGCTTGACCCGCAGGTGCAGGACACAGAAGTCCTGCGGAGCCTATTGCAGCCCTACCCTGCGGAAGAGATGCAAGCTCATCCAGTGTCGAAGCTGGTAAATTCGCCGGGCAATAACTCGCCTAACTGCATCAAAGCAATCAGCTAAGAAAGTTAAGGGGAGCATGGCGGTTGGTTGCAATGCTAGAGATGAACTGGCGCCGTAGAAGCGAACGATCTGCTAATGTCTGCCTATGCCTTTGAAGGACAAAAATGAAATGAACATGAACCTTGCCGCGCACGTCACATACTTTCTACTCCGCGTCGTGGCGGGGTTCCTATTCTCTCAGGCTGGCTGCGTGATCCTGTTCGGTTGGTTCGGCGGTATGCCCGACCAGCCCAGCCCGCCGCCTTTGATCTCGCAGACGGGCATCGGCGGGGTGCTGGAGTTCTTCGGCGGCATCTTGATTATGCTCGGCCTGTTCACCCGACCTGTTGCATTTATCCTTTCGGGCATGATGGCGGTCGCATACTGGCAGTTTCACGCGCCGCTCGGCGGGTGGCCGCTCCAGAATCAGGGGATGCCAGCCGTGTTGTTCTGCTTCATCTTTCTGTATATGGCGATGCAGGGTGCGGGCGACTGGGGACTCGATGCCCTCCTTCGTCGTAAACGTGCAGCCACCACAGGCACGCACTGAGAGGAAGAATAGGCATTAATAATCAGCAGCCCGAAAATGGCAAGCCACGACTTACGCCTGGCGAAGATTAGCATTGGGGATACGACGCGACAGCCATAGTAGATATGCACCGATCACAACATCAACCGAGAAGCAGAAAACGGCATACCAATCAGGAACGCCAGCGTTCGTGATGAACTGACTATGCGTCAAGTCGTACAGCCCGTGAAGTATCCAGAATGCACCGACCACGACCGCTGACTGACGCACGCTCACAAAGGCAAAGATCAGCCCGGCTACAACAAACGGAATACCGTAGATCATTTCTTTGACGCCCACAGCCTGCTCACCGGC
This window harbors:
- a CDS encoding SOS response-associated peptidase family protein: MKPIHERMPVIIPKENEDLWLDPQVQDTEVLRSLLQPYPAEEMQAHPVSKLVNSPGNNSPNCIKAIS
- a CDS encoding DoxX family protein, whose product is MNMNLAAHVTYFLLRVVAGFLFSQAGCVILFGWFGGMPDQPSPPPLISQTGIGGVLEFFGGILIMLGLFTRPVAFILSGMMAVAYWQFHAPLGGWPLQNQGMPAVLFCFIFLYMAMQGAGDWGLDALLRRKRAATTGTH